TGGTTGTCATGCAAATGTAGCCACCTAGTGTAAAACAGGCAACGGTGCAGTGTCGTCGTAAAACTCACCTTTGACTAAGAGATACTgatgttaaataaaagatcaGAACTGCAGGTGAGACAGCGTCAAACCAAGAATATTTAAATCTTCTCACCTGGTTTGGTGAATTTGCACAATTCTCTGACCACATCAACGGGAACCTGACCAACACTGAGCGCTCCGACGATCACAACCACGTCAAACAGACCTGCAGGAAGTGAAGAgagaccatcagtgagaagactGGCAATTTCAATAtagttattatatattatttatgtcTATCACTGGGTGAGATTCTGACTTATTCTGGTTGGATAATTTACCTCATGGTGGGCCAACATTAACCCCTGGACCCCACTGactaacaataataacaatactaTAGATTAATAATATTTAATGGCCATAATTCTAGAGATCTTTTCATAATAAAGTCGATCACAAACAATCATATCGGATTGACGATATGTAaacatgtctgtcatgtctgtgacagagtaaacacataaaaataattaataatattacCCCACTGCACAGGTAGCTGCCcttctcccagcatgcactgcttCAGGTCCTGGTACAACCCGCTCTCTCTGGCCACCTCCAGCATAGCCTGGCTTCCATCATTCATTTTGTATAAAGACGTCACACCATGGAATATATACTGTAGAACTGCTGTGAGTGCAGTGACACTATATTTGGGCACTATATACACTATACAGGGGGgccagactcagagttatgggggcactggcccctgttggcccccctagaaccgccactgttaTATAATACAAAGATACAGAGCCTCATAATGTTCTATAGTGAACTGTGTTATTTAGATTAagggggcactttgtagttttggagaataaattaaaagtcagaatCTTAACAGTTATCATATTAATGatttaataacacaaactcagaaatatcaaTTTTTTCTACAACTGAATACACACTGttagaagctagaaaggtggcagggtccgccacatataaacaaagtaaaacagaatgaaactatgttgtcttttaaggtcagttagtttatttcatttgtttagacagtacggaggtgctaatgcatgcttttatttcctgtctcttagattattgtaatgccctgctctctggtcttcccaaaacGAGTtctctaaatctccaattattacaaaactcagccgcaggcgtgctgacgaggaccagagggcgggagcacattacaccagttttagagtcactgcattggctccccgtccgcttcaggatcgattttaaggttcttttactggtttttaaatgtcttaacggccttgcgccctcctacttatctgagctgcttttaccatatcgaccctcgcggaccctgaggtcctccggctctggccttttatccataccaaaaccaagaactagaacccacggtgaggcggcatttagaCACTATGGCCCCCacctgtggaacagcctgctggagaacctcaggtctgcagagactgttgatatttttaagggaaggttaaagacacacctttttaatcaggctttgaactaatattttaaattcttattccattctcatgtggttctatcgtattttatgttgttgattctatcttgtttttaaaacaattttaatcttaaataattgtatttttatttatcttcggtacaattttattttatctacTATCTTACatatttttatccttttaactgttcactccatttacttatcttttgtcagggtttttatcctatcttatgtttttagtttttaaggtttaactccagagtttcctcaggggggtcctccacactgggagctgtgtctgggctgctgctggggtgctgtccctgggtcccttcggcccggccagctgttgtctgtcagggtcggggggctgGGCACTGCtgcccccgtggcacagcctgtgactcctcccagtgtggacagCCCCAAAGGCGGCGCTTCCTCAAtcctcacaggtgtgtgtgtgtgtgtgtgtgtgtgtgtgtacatgtgtgtgtgtgtgtgtgtgtgtgtgtgtgtgtgtgtgtgtgtgtgtgtgtgtgtgtatgtagtatggagggtgggagggaggggctttctttattattgttatatctttcttgtgtaaagcactttgtgctgcaCGGccgtgtatgaaaagtgctctataaataaagttgttgttaataatgataaaagtaagaaatgaagggtaatcaagtgtgaaagagttgctgaaacgTACTACTGGACACCAGCTGATTGAAATGTGCATCtactgattaaagctgctgtagtgtgatgatgtgaagagtgaaaatgtaaacacagatataAGAACAAAATCATATAACCAGATATACAACACTGctgttgttctttaaaatgCAGATATGATGGGATATATCAAGAAGGGACTGAGTTATCAAAGAGTTTCTAAGAGTCAGAGATACAGATAGAGGAAAAgcacctgtttaaaaaaacaaagtgaggcGAAGAGCAACTGGTCTATGTGCAGTTCTGCACGTGGGCCAAAGCTTCACACAGGCGCAGAAGGAAGAACGAGAGTTTTCCATAGAAAAATAGCAGcgtcagcagaaataaagaagagtaGGGATTGGCTGTGGCATGAAGCCTGTGACACCCTCTCATgtagtcacaactgtgtcaacactgtgtttattaatacacacacagactaacactcacagacacacactgatcctgatgctgCATGTGTGGCTGACTCAACTCAGtgagtaaaaagacaaaagtatttaaaaaacgtATCCACATCTTTGTTCTTATACAGTGTGAAtatttcccatgagcctctACACCACAACATCTGCCATCACAAAATGCAGACTGTCATATATTTTTCAtgcagttggcagcagttagcggtgactctggtgatatactgccccctatATGTTGCAAGTATGAATTCAGCAGTTGGCCAATTCTTACTTATTCTGTAATCTCCTTACTTCTGAGGGTGTTTTCATCTGCATTTGCtcatttgtcagcaggattacataaaaactatGGAGGTGATCTCCATTAAAACTCAGAAGGacgatgggtctcagcccagaatagaccccactaACTCTTCCAGCAGAAGGGATGGACCCCATGTTGTGAAATAGGGCGCTTTTCAGATTTTTTCCTTAATTTGTCAGGGAATAATTTATTGGTCTTGATGAAAAGAAATTAGGTGTATTTATGTCACTTCAATCTGTGAGTAACTGTTGGGCCAGAAACATatcataaaaagtacaaaataaagttCAAGGCACATGGACAGTCTCGCGCAGTGAATTTCAAAGTGGAGACCACCAGTGGGCGCTAGGGGGGCTCATAAAATTGGagggaaaataagaaaaaaaaaatgatatatatacagtatatatatatatatatatttaataacaATATGTCCTGAACCATACAACATGTAAACTGCCATAATCAGGTTCAGCTTGAAGTTCGGCATGACTACGACGACTACTGGTTGTTATCAAGCTGCTCTGCTCTTCAAGCTAGCGTGTAGCTAGTCAGCACAAAATGGACAGGTTTTTGACAACAAATAGACAGAAGGAGCAGATCAACAGCTCTGCTGTGGAGGACTCTGCGGCAAAAATCCTAAGAATTTATGGCCAACTACAATCCGAAAATATGAGGCAGCATGTATTAAGTATGGCTTTACAGCCATACAGAAAAATGGCCATGATTGCCTGAAATGCGTCCTCTATGTGGAGACCCTCTCAAACGAGTGTTTAGATGTTTGCAAATAACTGAACACATTGTGTACTTGCATCTGTTATTTTGATATGTACCAACAGTTGATTGGAAGTGTTCAGGccacacaccctctcaggtCTGTTCAAACTCTTTGATGCTAATACAAATCtttcaccaccagagggcggtattactctgatatacagagagagtcagctgcagtaaatcacacagactttgtagtaacttcatgttgtgttgaagtaaaaatggagggtcatctaatttattttaataaggaggcctgagatgcaaaaggtcagaatgagactcatgaagtgaatctataaaactcatctcaggcttcacagccaacagtcaatgataacaaacagaatccaaacacttgaatgcaactttgatttattttaaattgttttcatgtgacgacacaaaagtgaagtcagattgagaatcacattatttgattcatgcagtgaatgtacagaaagttgtcctggaggcagcagtgctgagatatatcagcattttataaagattcacagttcagccaataacaacagggtttgtgacaaatcagtcacacagcagcctgaacaacatcctcacagtgtgaagagaagggagccactgaaggtgctCTGGTTACCAATGGTGTCATGTATACAATCGCTTCTTGGGAGAACCAGGTaaatttcatctcctgctgtcagctccaacaccagagaGTTAGTGAAAAACTTTTGAACCATATCATTGTTATAATCCCCATTAGCCATGATCCTTTGGTCGTTCTTGTACACATGTACAGCTATACGGCGAGAACTGTAaccaaacacagtgaactggagatagtagacacctttgactggtgctgtgaagaaacctacagagtgagagcagaaaatgaaaaacaggaacaactgatgtatgtaaaatgtccacatgtgagctgcagtatgttacctgtagctggattgtaagcattgccaatgttggtgaagaccttgctgtatttcagtgtaatgtctgtgttgtatggtccaagagttcctgcatcagtcagagctgtgtagaaggccacctttggtttctctgatgacacaaaaaagtctgaaatgtgtttggtgtgtgtgtgtgtgtgtgtgtgtgtgtgtgtgtgtgtgtgtgtgtgtgtgtgtatctggaTGAGTAGATAcaaccctcacctgcattttttgtctcactgctgctcagtctggtctgcaggtctggagttaatgtaatgacagtgaatcacagaacagaccaacacattgtttacagtAACTTTAACTCTCATCACTTCTGTTGAACCAGCGCTCACAAAGATGTTCAAAACTATTGTAAATGTCCATCACAAGGTTAAATCACGATGTGACTCTTAATGTGAAAAGTGCAGACAAGTGTGCCAcattgaaatatttatttgcCTTTCTTACTCTACAGATGAACGTGTCTCTGAACATGATGACTTGAGTGATTTGCAATATTTCTAAAAACAGGCAATTAAGACCAAGTATGTGTCATGTGAATATTACATTCATTCAACAATCAATTATTTCTTTCTATCCACACAGAGACGTGGAGGGAAACACTGGAAAATGAGGCCGACACGTTGTAGTTGCCTGATTATAGTTTCCATCGTCCATATAAATTGTAATCAGTCTGATCATCTCTTGATGTTTCCAatagcgccatcatcaggtcgacACTTTGACTAATGACTAATTACCTAAATACTTTCAAtatgtttttagcttttttatcAAAGAGATTGGGACTAAAATTGCATTCAGtgaaacacatgtaattcttaacaaagtttgcaataatatcatagacaataacaaaccagtaaagttataaaaccttcatgtttgtcagtcacagacctgcattctctttttctaggtcacttgttttgctcttggttgccgtcagtctagttcccaaagatgtcagttctgtggcttggactgaaaaacatgagATTGATGTATTTTTGAGAATGGTTGAACATATTTCTCAcaagtttaaaatacacaagctatgttttattattgattaaatgtAGCATAATTATCTCATCCACACCACGTggattgttacagctttattctggagctcacaataaattcatcgtttcacttcatcacctgcattttctgtctccagctggtcaatcctgaacctgctgatgagaagttcactctcactactgctcagtctggtctgcaggtctggagttaatgtaatgacagtgaatcacagagaaTGTTTAGTGATGCTGATACTGATGAAGGAAACTGGTTTCAAGGAAGGAGATTGTGTTCAGAGCACTGGGGTGtcaggtgtgactgtgtggCAATGAAAAACTGGTAACACGGCTCACAGGTCAGGTCGGAGGGATGAACAGAACTTTGCTGTGGACCTGAATGAGGTTTGGACCGGTCCTGGAAATACTGTTGTTgtcaaccctcacctgcattttctgtctgcagctggtcaatcctggactcactgctgctcagtctggtctgcaggtctggagttaatgtaatgacagtgaatcacagaacagagcagacatcaaaatataactGCATGTACAACAATCATGTAAAGTGACTTGACTCTCGTCTTTTCTGCTCAACTCATCATACcaaatttaaaataacagctagAAGCCATTATTCATACAGTTGAACAGTTTAATTTTGTTAATTCAAAATGACTTAAATCGatcaaatacaattaaaatggaatttaaacaaatacaattaatttCCAGTAATCACACATCAATTAACTAATTTAGCCCAAATGATTTAAATTGAAACAACTAACACAATTAGTTAATTGACTCAAATAAActcaattaaatcaaattatctCAAACCTATTATGTGTCTTCTATGATATTGATTGAAtgtaaataatgacatttatattttatataatttataattaaattgtatattgtatatatctATTAAAACTTTATAGATATGTGGGGGAAATTCTGAACTGACCAAGCAGTCTATAAAGTGATTAAAAATAACTCCACTTACATCAGCTGCAACAGAAGACTGACGCACATGTAAATGAATCAATGATGATGATCGAATAgtgtaatatatattatattgacaTATGAaattttttcattaaaatcattgtgtcatatcatgtttgtcagtcacagacctgcattctctttttctaggtcacttgtcttgctctcggttgccgtcagtctagttcccaaagatgtcagttctgtggcttggactgaaaaacaaaggaagtttttaaattacaaagaaaaaaatttaaaacatatcacagttttatttgtcattaaattAAGTAGAATTTTCCGTATCATATCAATGTTGAAAGCTTTTTTCTTGAGCTCACAGTAAGTACATCAatacactgacacacttcagtggaacatgatcatcactgaacaggaaaagtaatcagtctgtacctgaattctctctctgcagcagctccacgtgaacattgagctccaccaccatgtctctcagtgccctcagctccgtccagaTGTCAGAGGTGGTTTGCTCTGTGGTCTGCTCGGTCGATTCCTCAGCTGCATCttttggatctgtgttctggttgatctcagccacctcaccgaggcctccagcctccccctgagcccctgatccacacagaccgagcagcaacaacagcaaaccaacaacaaccctcatcgtctccacaaaggtacagtggtagagtgggtctgtcttatatcgtctccaaacttcagctggctgaacgaatgggaaaaacaacaagtgtttcttgtttgacagtttgattcaaggcctcagattattcaatatgttctctgtgctggtgagaaaatacaagctgctacaggctggaggaacactttaactgtgacaccctctcatgtagtcacaactgtgtcaacactgtgtttatcaatacacacacatagacaaacacttacagacacacactgatcctgatgctgAGGCCTTCTAGTGTGACTGAGGGTTATCTGATTTAACTCAGTGAGTGAGTTCAactttttcttcactctgtctcacttgtATCTCATTATCTCTGATGTATTAGGCTTATAAATTAATATAGATACTGTCCTCTGTTTGAACATTGTGATTGTCTTTTACATCCcaataatgattttgttttcGTCTCGTACATTATTTAAAGCCCAGAGAAAGTTAATATCTGTTCTCTGGAGCCCTCTGGTGGTTCCCTGAATACTTCAACCCAGTTTGGACGACACaaaggctgtgtccaaattcaggggcagcatccttcaaggacccatccttcgcttatctccggctgagaggaccgtggagaggtaaacctgttattgaacccacagtaatgttatcaatattatcattattagctagctaacagtttgggctcATTAACATACTGTTGGGCCTCACCTTACACAAGGCCCGGTTAaggtgtgtttaacaacaataaaagggggatttaggttaaatttggctatcaataataagtaatgattatttgggataattattaattatggtaaataatatgatccaatttgcattagatcacctcggggcaccacccttgaagaagggaaaaagatagcaattttactaaatcagtctcataaaaacgtACTGAAgtgtttataactctggttaataattaacttaataactacaaccaaattcaccataacagctagtaatggttgaaggattttggagttcttgacagtgtagaggttggcaacattcactcatgtacaatattaaatagacagcaagaaggttcaagatcttttatttaaataCACACGTAGACAAACGTTCACAGACACATACTGATGCTGCTTGTGTGGCTGACTCAACTCAGTgagcaaaaagacaaaattatttaaaaaaacatacccACATCTTTGTTCTTATGGAGTGTGAAtatttcccatgagcctctACACCACAACATCTGCCATCAAAAAATTCATCACAAAATGCAGACTGTCATATATTTTTCATGCAGTTGTAGTAAACAACTGTAAAGTCTTTAAAAAGGTCTTTTCATTCTCAAGCTCTCTTATAGATTAAATAAACATCACAGCATGTATTATTAAGTGCAGTGTCCATGTATTTATAGCTTCCTGGTATTTTCTGTCTAACTGTTGTTGCTCAGTCTGTTACATacaatgacatttgtgttttttttacaacacaaaaGCAGGATTGCAGTTCAGTGTTGAGGTCATTCTGATAATATAAAAAGGtgcaaaataatatttttgatgTCATGgcgtctatgtattgtgttgcaatgtttagcatgctaaccagctagccccggcctgtCCGGCATTAAAACTTGTTTGTgttaacaccaacacttccccgGTGCTCTCAGCTCCACTCACCACTACCTCCATGGCTAGCTAATAGGTAGCGTCAGcaacagttggcagcagttagcggtgactctggtgatatgctgccccctatatgTTGCATGTAGGAATTAATCTCCTTACTTCGGAGGTTGTTTTCATCTGCATCTGCTCATTTGTCAGCatgattacataaaaactattgaggtgttgggacccacagatgaagtcattcattgtggatttcaaaatggactctgaaatgaactcagtgtcccagaattccccattcttcacacctaggtgcagaattcaggtttgagctactattggtcagggtgacagaccccctgctgatcaggtagtcaaaaccccagagcattcaatgttctctctctcactcaacgcgctctactcctttaactttggatcttcaagggctcctctccacctccccccacggggctgcctgccttctagatcccttcttctgggcccaacaagctgtggggagctgcaagctgcattggcagcaggcccaaagaacttctcctcactgcagcgacacaaggtcctgccaatctgaggatctaaggaacaccaagcaggttagcaccgagctgctatccttacaaagtaaaggagcgaccagtttcctcctctgccgactttcatcaaaccttgcacagcaagagcagcttgttcaaccttggagccccaactttctcctgcaaccaccagccccttctcctcaaagactggtaacgttgaactgggcttagatagcaaaccatagcacggctaagcacaggactttaaactctggttgatgtaatgtgttcaattgatgtgtttgttcaatgttttggcgTTATGGTGACCTcgagtcaagttattggtagtttgctttcctagacggctaattcgacattagttgaattatgcttcacacagactcagggtctctgcatgcaactaaccatcttctataacctggcaccacatcacacacacatacatcctcacagacac
The nucleotide sequence above comes from Sparus aurata unplaced genomic scaffold, fSpaAur1.1, whole genome shotgun sequence. Encoded proteins:
- the LOC115577979 gene encoding methyltransferase-like protein 27, whose translation is MNDGSQAMLEVARESGLYQDLKQCMLGEGQLPVQWGLFDVVVIVGALSVGQVPVDVVRELCKFTKPGGYICMTTRSNHDNLQYKASLERELKQMEEEELWTCVEYSQVEDWERTVSEQEHGYISGAVYIYKKL